One segment of Methylocella silvestris BL2 DNA contains the following:
- a CDS encoding acetyl-CoA C-acetyltransferase: MPMSDIVIVSAARTAVGAFNGGFAAVPAHELGAAAIKGALERAGVEGGEVDEVILGQVLTAGQGQNPARQASIKAGVPQERTAFNINQLCGSGLRAVALGLQQIASGDANIIVAGGQESMSQAQHSAYLRSGVKMGDLKFADTMITDGLTDAFNHYHMGQTAENIAAKWQLTRDEQDRFAVASQNKAEAAQKGGKFGDEIIPYTISTKKGDIVVDKDEFIRMGATLEALAKLRPAFNKDGSVTAGNASGINDGAAAVVLMTSAEAAKRGLEPLGRIASWATAGVDPAIMGTGPIPASRRALEKAGWKVGDLDLIEANEAFAAQSLAVCKDLALDPDKVNVNGGAIAIGHPIGASGARVLVTLLYELRRRNGKKGLATLCIGGGMGIALTIER, from the coding sequence ATGCCCATGTCTGATATTGTTATCGTGAGCGCGGCGCGCACGGCCGTCGGCGCATTCAACGGCGGCTTTGCCGCGGTCCCGGCCCATGAGCTTGGCGCCGCGGCCATCAAGGGCGCGTTGGAGCGGGCCGGCGTCGAAGGCGGCGAAGTCGACGAAGTCATTCTCGGTCAGGTGCTGACGGCGGGCCAGGGCCAGAACCCGGCGCGTCAGGCGTCGATCAAAGCCGGCGTGCCGCAGGAACGGACCGCCTTTAACATCAATCAGTTGTGCGGCTCGGGACTGCGCGCTGTCGCGCTTGGCCTGCAGCAGATCGCCAGCGGAGACGCCAATATCATCGTCGCGGGTGGTCAGGAAAGCATGTCGCAGGCGCAGCACAGCGCCTATTTGCGCTCGGGCGTCAAGATGGGCGACCTCAAATTCGCCGACACCATGATCACCGACGGGCTGACCGACGCCTTCAACCACTACCACATGGGGCAGACGGCCGAGAATATCGCGGCCAAATGGCAGCTGACCCGCGACGAGCAGGATCGTTTCGCCGTCGCCTCGCAGAATAAGGCCGAGGCGGCGCAGAAGGGCGGCAAGTTCGGCGACGAAATCATCCCCTACACGATCAGCACCAAAAAGGGCGATATCGTCGTCGACAAGGATGAGTTCATCCGCATGGGCGCGACGCTTGAGGCGCTCGCCAAGCTGCGCCCGGCCTTCAATAAGGACGGCAGCGTGACCGCCGGCAACGCCTCCGGCATCAATGACGGCGCGGCGGCGGTGGTGCTGATGACCTCCGCCGAGGCGGCCAAGCGCGGCCTTGAGCCGCTGGGCCGCATCGCCTCCTGGGCGACGGCCGGCGTCGATCCGGCGATCATGGGCACCGGCCCCATTCCGGCTTCGCGCCGGGCGCTGGAAAAGGCCGGCTGGAAGGTCGGCGATCTTGATCTGATCGAGGCGAACGAAGCCTTCGCCGCGCAGTCGCTCGCGGTCTGCAAGGATCTCGCTCTCGATCCCGACAAGGTCAATGTCAATGGCGGCGCGATTGCGATCGGCCATCCGATCGGCGCTTCGGGAGCCCGCGTCCTCGTCACCCTTCTGTATGAATTGCGCCGGCGCAACGGCAAGAAGGGCCTCGCCACGCTTTGCATTGGCGGCGGCATGGGCATCGCGCTCACGATCGAACGCTAG
- a CDS encoding beta-ketoacyl-ACP reductase — MARVAVVSGGSRGIGAAISTALKSAGYSVAATYAGNDAAAAKFKAETGIPVYKWDVSNYKQCAEGLKQVEADLGPVDILVNNAGITRDSAFHKMTPEQWFEVINTNLNSLFNMTRPVIEGMRDRGFGRIVNISSINGQKGQFGQTNYSAAKSGDIGFTKALAQESAGKGVTVNVICPGYIATEMVKAVPKEVLEKSILPQIPVRRLGEPEEIARCVLFLVSDDAGFITGSTLSANGGQYMA, encoded by the coding sequence ATGGCGCGAGTGGCAGTAGTGAGCGGCGGATCGCGGGGCATTGGCGCGGCTATCAGCACGGCTTTGAAGTCGGCCGGTTATTCGGTCGCGGCGACCTACGCGGGCAATGACGCCGCCGCCGCGAAATTCAAGGCGGAGACGGGCATCCCCGTCTACAAATGGGACGTCTCAAACTACAAGCAATGCGCCGAGGGATTGAAGCAGGTGGAAGCGGATCTGGGTCCGGTCGACATCCTTGTCAACAACGCCGGCATCACCCGCGATTCGGCGTTCCACAAAATGACGCCGGAGCAGTGGTTCGAGGTGATCAACACCAATCTGAACTCGCTGTTCAACATGACCCGTCCGGTCATCGAGGGCATGCGCGATCGCGGCTTCGGACGGATCGTCAATATATCCTCGATCAACGGCCAGAAGGGTCAGTTCGGCCAGACCAATTATTCCGCGGCGAAGTCCGGCGATATCGGCTTCACCAAGGCGCTGGCGCAGGAAAGCGCCGGCAAGGGCGTCACGGTCAACGTGATCTGCCCCGGCTACATCGCGACGGAAATGGTCAAGGCCGTGCCGAAGGAAGTGCTGGAAAAATCAATCCTGCCGCAGATCCCGGTGCGTCGTCTCGGCGAGCCCGAGGAGATCGCGCGCTGCGTCCTGTTCCTCGTGTCGGATGATGCGGGCTTCATCACCGGATCGACGCTGAGCGCCAACGGCGGCCAGTATATGGCCTGA
- the thiC gene encoding phosphomethylpyrimidine synthase ThiC gives MNIHDKPKSLRPESVTQGPMAGSRKIYVHPDGRSDIAVPLREITLNPSANEPPVRVYDASGPYTESEPAIDLSAGLPRIRDPWLARRAGLDFYSGRPVQPEDNGSVSPDRLAPPCPANTSPRKGRDGALVTQYEFARAGVITEEMIYVAARENLGREAVLEGAEAKIADGESFGASIPAFITPEFVRDEIARGRAIIPANINHPELEPMIIGRNFLVKVNANIGNSAVTSSVAEEVEKMVWAIRWGADTVMDLSTGRNIHNIRDWIIRNSPAPIGTVPIYQALEKVNGDPTKLTFELFRDTLIEQAEQGVDYFTIHAGVRLGYIPLTAKRTTGIVSRGGSIMARWCLAHHKESFLYERFDELCDVMRAYDVSFSLGDGLRPGSIADANDRAQFAELETLGELTKIAWDKGCQVMIEGPGHVPMHKIKINMEKQLKECHEAPFYTLGPLTTDIAPGYDHITSGIGAAMIGWFGCAMLCYVTPKEHLGLPDRDDVKTGVITYRIAAHAGDLAKGHPAAQLRDDALSRARFDFRWEDQFNLGLDPDTARQFHDETLPKDAHKTAHFCSMCGPQFCSMKITQDIRDEVAAMEREKGMADKSAEFLDGGGKLYV, from the coding sequence ATGAACATCCACGACAAGCCGAAGAGCCTTCGTCCGGAAAGCGTGACCCAAGGGCCCATGGCCGGCTCGCGCAAGATCTATGTGCATCCGGACGGTCGCTCCGACATCGCCGTGCCGCTGCGTGAGATCACCCTCAATCCGTCCGCAAACGAGCCGCCGGTGCGCGTCTACGACGCCTCGGGACCCTATACGGAGTCCGAGCCCGCGATCGACCTTTCCGCCGGCTTGCCGCGCATCCGGGACCCTTGGCTGGCGAGGCGCGCGGGGCTCGACTTCTACTCCGGCCGCCCGGTTCAGCCGGAAGACAATGGTTCGGTGTCGCCGGACCGGCTCGCCCCGCCCTGCCCCGCCAACACCTCGCCGCGCAAGGGCCGGGACGGCGCGCTGGTGACGCAATATGAATTCGCCCGCGCAGGCGTGATCACCGAAGAAATGATCTATGTCGCGGCCCGCGAAAACCTTGGCCGAGAGGCGGTGCTGGAGGGCGCCGAAGCGAAAATCGCCGACGGCGAAAGTTTCGGCGCGTCGATCCCGGCCTTCATCACGCCGGAATTCGTGCGCGACGAGATCGCCCGCGGCCGCGCCATCATCCCCGCCAACATCAACCATCCCGAACTCGAGCCGATGATCATCGGCCGCAATTTTCTCGTGAAGGTCAACGCCAACATCGGCAATTCGGCGGTGACGTCGTCCGTCGCCGAAGAGGTCGAAAAGATGGTGTGGGCGATCCGCTGGGGCGCCGATACGGTGATGGATCTCTCGACGGGACGCAACATCCACAACATCCGCGACTGGATCATCCGCAACTCGCCAGCGCCGATCGGCACCGTGCCGATCTACCAGGCGCTGGAGAAGGTCAATGGCGATCCGACCAAACTGACATTCGAATTGTTCCGCGACACGCTGATCGAACAGGCCGAACAGGGCGTCGATTATTTCACGATCCACGCCGGCGTGCGGCTCGGCTATATTCCGCTGACGGCGAAGCGGACCACGGGCATCGTCTCGCGCGGCGGCTCGATCATGGCCCGCTGGTGCCTTGCCCATCACAAGGAAAGCTTCCTCTACGAGCGCTTCGACGAGCTCTGCGACGTCATGCGCGCCTATGACGTCTCCTTCTCGCTCGGCGACGGCTTGCGCCCGGGCTCGATCGCCGACGCCAACGACCGCGCCCAATTCGCCGAATTGGAGACGCTCGGCGAGCTGACCAAAATCGCCTGGGACAAGGGCTGCCAGGTGATGATCGAAGGGCCCGGCCATGTGCCGATGCACAAGATCAAGATCAACATGGAAAAGCAGCTGAAGGAATGTCACGAGGCGCCGTTCTACACGCTCGGGCCGCTGACAACGGACATTGCGCCAGGCTATGACCACATCACCTCCGGCATCGGCGCTGCGATGATCGGCTGGTTCGGCTGCGCGATGTTGTGTTATGTGACGCCGAAAGAACATCTCGGCCTGCCGGACCGCGACGACGTCAAGACAGGCGTCATTACCTACCGCATCGCCGCCCATGCCGGCGACCTCGCCAAGGGCCATCCGGCGGCGCAGCTGCGCGACGACGCGCTGTCGCGCGCGAGATTCGATTTCCGCTGGGAGGATCAGTTCAATCTCGGCCTCGATCCCGACACGGCGCGGCAGTTCCACGACGAGACGCTGCCGAAGGATGCGCATAAGACTGCGCATTTCTGCTCGATGTGCGGTCCGCAATTCTGTTCGATGAAGATCACGCAGGATATTCGCGACGAGGTCGCCGCGATGGAACGCGAGAAGGGCATGGCCGACAAGAGCGCCGAATTCCTGGACGGCGGCGGCAAGCTTTACGTTTAA
- a CDS encoding acetyl-CoA hydrolase/transferase family protein, with translation MMSAEAAASLIPSGSVIGMSGFTGSGYPKAVPTALAERAAAARGAGDPFRVSVWTGASTGPELDGALARADAIEFRLPFNSDPVLREKINRGEMDYMDMHLSQVAPMAWQGFLGPLDLAIIEVSGVRPDGSLIPSSSIGNNKTWLDRAQKIILEVNAWQNEALDGMHDVYYGTMLPPHRVPIPLLRPDDRIGEPYFRCDPDKVVAIVETSAPDRNLPFAPPDDAARAIAGHLLEFFRHEVARGRLPPSLLPIQSGVGNVANAVLTGLLESPFEDLTSFTEVIQDGMLDLLAAGKLRFASATAFSLSPDAAAFLNANLAKFRDKMLLRPQEISNHPELVRRLGCIAMNGLIEADIYGSVNSTHVMGSRIQNGIGGSGDFARNAYVSIFMTQSTAKGGAISSIVPMASHVDHIPQDVQILVTEQGLADLRGLSPRQRARVIIQNCAHPDYRPGLFDYFARAGESSYGRHAPCLLDEALSWHQRFIKTGTMRA, from the coding sequence ATGATGAGCGCTGAGGCCGCGGCGTCTTTGATCCCCTCCGGATCGGTGATCGGCATGAGCGGCTTTACCGGCTCTGGCTATCCCAAGGCCGTTCCGACCGCTCTGGCCGAGCGGGCCGCCGCCGCCCGGGGTGCTGGCGATCCGTTTCGCGTGAGCGTCTGGACTGGCGCCTCGACGGGGCCGGAACTGGACGGCGCCCTCGCCAGAGCTGACGCGATCGAATTCCGCCTGCCGTTCAACTCCGATCCGGTCCTGCGCGAAAAAATAAACCGCGGCGAGATGGACTATATGGACATGCACCTTAGTCAGGTCGCGCCCATGGCCTGGCAGGGTTTTCTCGGCCCGCTCGATCTCGCCATTATCGAGGTTTCGGGCGTGCGCCCGGATGGTTCGCTGATTCCGTCCTCCTCCATCGGCAACAACAAGACATGGCTCGACCGGGCGCAGAAGATCATTCTCGAGGTCAACGCCTGGCAGAATGAAGCGCTCGACGGGATGCATGACGTCTATTATGGAACGATGCTGCCGCCGCATCGCGTCCCCATTCCGCTTTTGCGTCCAGACGATCGCATCGGCGAGCCCTATTTCCGCTGCGATCCCGACAAAGTCGTCGCCATCGTCGAAACCAGCGCGCCGGATCGCAATCTTCCCTTTGCGCCGCCCGACGACGCGGCCCGCGCGATCGCCGGCCATCTGCTCGAATTCTTCCGGCACGAAGTCGCGCGGGGGCGTCTGCCGCCGTCCTTGCTGCCGATCCAGTCCGGCGTCGGCAATGTCGCCAACGCCGTGCTGACAGGCTTGCTCGAGAGCCCATTCGAGGATTTGACCTCTTTTACGGAAGTGATCCAGGACGGCATGCTGGACCTCCTTGCCGCTGGAAAGCTTCGCTTTGCCTCAGCGACGGCTTTCTCGCTGAGCCCGGACGCAGCGGCTTTCCTCAACGCCAATCTGGCGAAGTTCCGCGACAAGATGCTGCTGCGCCCGCAGGAAATCAGCAACCATCCCGAGCTGGTCCGCCGCCTCGGCTGTATCGCGATGAATGGGTTGATCGAGGCGGATATCTACGGCTCGGTCAATTCGACCCATGTCATGGGATCGCGGATCCAGAATGGCATCGGCGGGTCCGGCGATTTCGCGCGCAACGCCTATGTATCGATCTTCATGACGCAATCGACGGCGAAAGGCGGCGCGATCTCCTCGATCGTGCCGATGGCGAGCCATGTCGATCATATCCCGCAGGATGTGCAGATCCTGGTCACGGAGCAGGGGTTGGCCGATCTGCGCGGTCTTTCGCCGAGGCAGCGCGCCCGCGTCATCATTCAGAACTGCGCCCATCCCGACTACCGGCCGGGACTTTTCGACTATTTTGCCCGGGCCGGGGAGTCCTCCTACGGGCGACATGCTCCCTGTTTGCTTGATGAGGCGCTGTCCTGGCATCAGCGCTTCATCAAAACCGGGACGATGCGCGCATGA
- a CDS encoding nucleoside deaminase codes for MISRATDERFMRAALKEAALGDFPFGALIAQDGETIATGRNLGETNDDPTAHAEMVALRGVIAAYGAARLRDSTLYATGEPCPMCMGAIIWCGVGRLVYAASIEQLAQRIGQIETPCRDLARRASFTEICIEGGLLADEAMALFD; via the coding sequence ATGATTTCGCGCGCGACCGACGAGCGCTTCATGCGCGCGGCGCTGAAAGAAGCGGCGCTGGGCGATTTTCCCTTTGGCGCGCTGATCGCGCAAGATGGCGAAACCATCGCCACCGGCCGCAATCTCGGCGAGACCAATGATGATCCAACGGCGCATGCGGAAATGGTGGCGCTGCGCGGCGTCATCGCCGCCTATGGCGCCGCGCGGCTCCGGGATTCGACGCTTTACGCCACCGGCGAGCCGTGCCCGATGTGCATGGGCGCGATCATCTGGTGTGGCGTCGGGCGGCTGGTCTACGCCGCCTCGATCGAGCAATTGGCGCAGCGGATCGGACAGATCGAGACGCCGTGCCGCGATCTTGCTCGCCGCGCGTCTTTCACGGAGATCTGCATCGAGGGCGGCCTGTTGGCCGACGAGGCGATGGCGTTGTTCGACTAG